One Athene noctua chromosome 30, bAthNoc1.hap1.1, whole genome shotgun sequence genomic region harbors:
- the KRT80 gene encoding keratin, type II cytoskeletal 80, producing the protein MTNPCKAFTSGSLSSWEVSGKMSRGKAASTSPDRLGRCSPDGAASNGYSSLSLHGDGGYRCSSYPSFSISRRLLAPVNLDIDSDFQAIRQQEKEDIKLLNNQFVTLIEKVQCLEQQNKVLMTRWNFLKDQDNSHSESDIKAIYDQYMSKMNQEMKALNYEQENLESELTKVLSTMDNFRSKYEDEIRLCSGMEYTFMELKKDLDVSSLHRTELEVKLKGLQELMDLKKTIYEQELEELLTEIKDISVVLGIDNACKLDLSRIVEEVRAQYEALALRSWEEAEALTRRKLNEGSTQSGTYGGHLLDSRREIADLNIQIQKLRSCIVSQKSQCLHLEEHIKEAGEHGEVALKDAKAKLVKLEAALQKSKEDMAHLVKEYQELMNIKLALDVEILTYRKLMEGEENSMEQPIPTVISTVLSRPKHLSASTLRNSKLFARGTGSTNGETKANGGSTKILPSRSRSEGSATPEAEALSSSVRPKLSSLPAEECS; encoded by the exons ATGACTAACCCTTGCAAAGCCTTCACCAGTGGCTCCCTCTCCTCTTGGGAGGTGTCAGGGAAGATgagcagaggaaaagcagccagCACGTCCCCGGATCGCCTGGGCCGCTGCAGTCCCGACGGGGCGGCCAGCAATGGctacagctctctcagccttcaCGGGGATGGTGGATACCGGTGCTCCTCCTACCCCTCCTTCTCCATCAGCAGGAGACTTCTGGCCCCTGTGAACCTTGATATCGATTCAGACTTCCAAGCCATACGACAGCAGGAGAAAGAGGACATCAAGCTGCTCAACAACCAGTTCGTGACCCTAATTGAGAAG GTCCAGTGCTTGGAACAACAGAACAAGGTCCTGATGACAAGGTGGAACTTCCTGAAGGATCAAGACAATTCCCACTCCGAGTCAGACATCAAGGCCATCTATGATCAGTACATGAGCAAAATGAATCAAGAGATGAAAGCGCTCAACTACGAGCAGGAAAATCTCGAGTCGGAGCTGACAAAGGTCCTGAGCACTATGGATAACTTTCGAAGCAA ATACGAGGATGAAATTCGCCTCTGTAGCGGCATGGAATACACCTTCATGGAGCTCAAAAAG GATTTAGATGTGAGCTCCTTACACAGAACTGAGCTGGAGGTAAAACTCAAGGGGCTCCAAGAACTGATGGATTTGAAAAAAACTATCTACGAGCAG GAACTCGAGGAGCTGCTGACAGAAATTAAGGACATTTCTGTTGTACTGGGAATTGACAATGCATGCAAACTTGATCTGAGCAGAATTGTGGAAGAAGTGAGGGCCCAGTACGAAGCCCTGGCTCTTCGGAGctgggaggaggctgaagcactTACCAGGAGAAAG CTGAACGAAGGAAGCACCCAGTCGGGCACCTATGGGGGTCACCTCCTTGACAGCCGACGGGAGATCGCAGACCTGAACATACAGATCCAGAAGCTGAGGTCCTGCATCGTGTCCCAAAAGAGCCAG TGCCTGCACTTAGAGGAGCATATCAAAGAAGCAGGGGAGCACGGCGAGGTGGCCCTCAAGGATGCCAAAGCCAAACTGGTCAAGCTAGAAGCAGCCCTACAGAAGAGCAAGGAGGATATGGCTCACTTGGTGAAAGAGTATCAGGAGCTGATGAACATCAAGCTGGCACTGGATGTGGAGATCCTCACCTACAGGAAGCTGATGGAAGGGGAAGAGAACAG CATGGAGCAACCAATACCCACAGTCATCAGCACCGTCCTCTCCAGACCAAAGCACC TTTCTGCCAGCACCTTGAGAAACTCCAAGCTGTTTGCCAGAGGAACAGGCAGCACCAACGGTGAGACGAAGGCCAACGGAGGCAGCACAAAGATCCTGCCCTCCAGAAGCCGCAGCGAGGGCTCAGCGACACCTGAAGCAGAGGCCCTCAGCAGCAGCGTCCGGCCAAAACTCAGTTCCCTGCCCGCTGAAGAATGTTCCTAA